One genomic segment of Sminthopsis crassicaudata isolate SCR6 chromosome 2, ASM4859323v1, whole genome shotgun sequence includes these proteins:
- the FHIP2B gene encoding FHF complex subunit HOOK-interacting protein 2B isoform X1 yields MLSRLGALLQEAVGAREPSIDLLEAFVEHWKGITHYYIETTDENTPAKKTDIPWRLKQMLDILVYEEKQQAAAGEAGPCLEYLLQHKILETLCTLGKAEYPPGMRQQVFLFFSRVLAQVQHPLLHYLNVHRPVQKLLQLGGSAAGSPTEKEEVHFTTVLCTKIQQDPGLLTYILEGKKGVGKKETSGQQDKSSPPEESSSRVPRVDGESWGTQASGTHLPGGPEEPDNGLGENNLLTSLIGLCKSKKSRVALKAQENLLLLVGVAPHAAATYLVQRSPLCSAMAEHLCQLYQAMPSFLDPADIVTLEGISWRLPCAPSDEASFPGREALAAFLGWFDYCDHLIREAQEIVAGALAKAVIKKLFVATLQPQLLHVAEQRILTSTALLTALLHQLCSPALLQETVDFFMGTEQQPEAPEDSPHSLCSHLIGHCDHLSDEISIATLRLFEELLQKPNEQIIHRLLLRNLEGRTYVARGLPEPESYEDTLDLEEDPYFTDGFPSSGFQSTSRLPVPTPHLDGKTAVTEIVNSFLCLVPEEAKTSAFLEETGYDTYVHDAYGLFQECCSRVASWGWPLAPTPLDPHEPETPFFEGRFLQVLFNRMSRILDQPYSLNLQVTSVLSRLALFPHPHIHEYLLDPYISLAPGCRSLFSVLVRVIGDLMQRIQRVPQFSGKLLLVRKQLTGQVPGEQMDHQTLLQGVVVLEEFCKELAAIAFVKFPPNSPHLNLPSPPQGHV; encoded by the exons ATGCTGAGCCGGCTAGGGGCGCTGCTGCAGGAGGCCGTGGGCGCG cGGGAGCCCAGCATTGACTTGCTAGAAGCCTTTGTGGAGCACTGGAAAGGTATCACTCACTACTACATTGAAACCACAG ATGAAAACACTCCAGCCAAGAAAACAGACATTCCCTGGAGGCTGAAACAGATGCTGGATATCCTGGTCTATGAAGAAAAGCAACAGGCAGCAGCTGGAGAGGCAGGGCCCTGCCTTGAATATCTGCTACAACACAAGATCCTGGAAACCCTGTGCACTCTGGGGAAGGCTGAG TACCCCCCAGGTATGCGCCAGCAGGTGTTCCTGTTCTTCAGCAGAGTCCTAGCCCAAGTACAACATCCTCTTCTACATTACCTCAACGTCCACCGGCCTGTGCAG AAACTCCTCCAGCTTGGTGGGTCTGCTGCTGGATCTCCCACAGAAAAGGAGGAGGTACACTTCACCACTGTTCTTTGCACCAAGATCCAGCAGGATCCAGGCCTGCTCACTTACATCCTAGAG GGCAAAAAAGGTGTGGGAAAGAAGGAGACATCTGGCCAACAGGACAAGAGCTCTCCCCCTGAAGAGTCCTCCAGCAGGGTCCCCAGAGTTGATGGAGAATCCTGGGGGACCCAGGCTAGTGGTACCCATTTGCCAGGAGGACCTGAAGAACCTGACAATGGACTTGGGGAGAACAATCTACTCACCTCCTTGATTGGGTTGTGCAAAAGCAAG AAGAGTCGAGTGGCCCTGAAGGCCCAAGAGAATCTACTGCTCCTAGTAGGTGTTGCCCCCCACGCAGCAGCCACCTACTTGGTACAAAGGAGCCCTCTGTGCTCTGCAATGGCAGAACACCTTTGCCAGCTGTATCAGGCTATGCCCAGCTTCCTTGACCCTGCTGACATCGTCACCCTAGAGGGCATCAGCTGGAG GTTGCCTTGTGCCCCCTCAGATGAGGCCTCCTTCCCAGGCAGAGAAGCTTTAGCTGCATTTTTGGGCTGGTTTGATTATTGTGACCACCTCATCAGGGAGGCACAGGAG ATTGTTGCAGGTGCCCTGGCAAAGGCTGTGATCAAGAAGCTGTTTGTTGCAACTCTACAACCCCAACTCTTGCATGT AGCAGAGCAGAGAATCCTGACCTCCACAGCCCTACTGACAGCCTTGCTGCACCAGCTCTGCTCCCCGGCCCTGCTGCAGGAAACTGTGGATTTTTTCATGGGCACAGAGCAGCAGCCTGAAGCTCCTGAGGACAGTCCCCATTCTCTGTGCTCTCACCTCATTGGACACTGTGACCACCTCTCTGACGAG ATCAGCATAGCCACCCTGAGGCTGTTTGAAGAGCTGCTGCAGAAGCCCAACGAACAGATCATCCACAGGCTGCTCCTTCGGAACCTGGAGGGCCGCACGTATGTGGCCCGGGGCTTGCCTGAGCCAGAAAGCTATGAGGACACCCT AGACTTGGAAGAGGACCCTTACTTCACAGATGGCTTCCCAAGCTCTGGCTTCCAGTCCACTTCCAGGCTTCCAGTTCCCACCCCCCACCTGGATGGCAAGACGGCAGTGACAGAGATTGTCAACAG CTTCCTCTGCCTAGTCCCAGAAGAAGCCAAGACTTCAGCCTTTCTGGAAGAGACTGGTTACGACACTTATGTCCATGATGCTTATGGATTG TTCCAGGAATGCTGTTCCCGGGTTGCCTCTTGGGGTTGGCCTTTGGCTCCTACTCCCCTGGATCCCCATGAGCCTGAGACTCCATTCTTTGAGGGTCGTTTCCTCCAAGTGCTTTTCAATCGGATGTCGCGGATCTTGGATCAG CCATACAGTCTGAATCTGCAAGTGACTTCCGTCCTATCCCGCCTAGCCCTATTCCCTCACCCCCATATCCATGAATACCTCCTGGACCCCTACATCAGCCTGGCCCCTGGCTGCAGGAGTCTCTTCTCTGTGCTTGTGAGG gTAATTGGAGACTTAATGCAGAGAATCCAGCGGGTGCCCCAGTTCTCAGGCAAGCTTCTCCTGGTTCGGAAGCAGTTGACTGGGCAGGTTCCTGGAGAGCA AATGGACCATCAGACCCTCCTGCAGGGGGTGGTGGTGCTCGAAGAGTTCTGCAAGGAGCTGGCCGCTATTGCCTTTGTTAAATTCCCCCCCAACAGTCCTCACCTGAACCTGCCTTCACCCCCACAAGGACATGTCTGA
- the FHIP2B gene encoding FHF complex subunit HOOK-interacting protein 2B isoform X2, producing MLSRLGALLQEAVGAREPSIDLLEAFVEHWKGITHYYIETTDENTPAKKTDIPWRLKQMLDILVYEEKQQAAAGEAGPCLEYLLQHKILETLCTLGKAEYPPGMRQQVFLFFSRVLAQVQHPLLHYLNVHRPVQKLLQLGGSAAGSPTEKEEVHFTTVLCTKIQQDPGLLTYILEGKKGVGKKETSGQQDKSSPPEESSSRVPRVDGESWGTQASGTHLPGGPEEPDNGLGENNLLTSLIGLCKSKSRVALKAQENLLLLVGVAPHAAATYLVQRSPLCSAMAEHLCQLYQAMPSFLDPADIVTLEGISWRLPCAPSDEASFPGREALAAFLGWFDYCDHLIREAQEIVAGALAKAVIKKLFVATLQPQLLHVAEQRILTSTALLTALLHQLCSPALLQETVDFFMGTEQQPEAPEDSPHSLCSHLIGHCDHLSDEISIATLRLFEELLQKPNEQIIHRLLLRNLEGRTYVARGLPEPESYEDTLDLEEDPYFTDGFPSSGFQSTSRLPVPTPHLDGKTAVTEIVNSFLCLVPEEAKTSAFLEETGYDTYVHDAYGLFQECCSRVASWGWPLAPTPLDPHEPETPFFEGRFLQVLFNRMSRILDQPYSLNLQVTSVLSRLALFPHPHIHEYLLDPYISLAPGCRSLFSVLVRVIGDLMQRIQRVPQFSGKLLLVRKQLTGQVPGEQMDHQTLLQGVVVLEEFCKELAAIAFVKFPPNSPHLNLPSPPQGHV from the exons ATGCTGAGCCGGCTAGGGGCGCTGCTGCAGGAGGCCGTGGGCGCG cGGGAGCCCAGCATTGACTTGCTAGAAGCCTTTGTGGAGCACTGGAAAGGTATCACTCACTACTACATTGAAACCACAG ATGAAAACACTCCAGCCAAGAAAACAGACATTCCCTGGAGGCTGAAACAGATGCTGGATATCCTGGTCTATGAAGAAAAGCAACAGGCAGCAGCTGGAGAGGCAGGGCCCTGCCTTGAATATCTGCTACAACACAAGATCCTGGAAACCCTGTGCACTCTGGGGAAGGCTGAG TACCCCCCAGGTATGCGCCAGCAGGTGTTCCTGTTCTTCAGCAGAGTCCTAGCCCAAGTACAACATCCTCTTCTACATTACCTCAACGTCCACCGGCCTGTGCAG AAACTCCTCCAGCTTGGTGGGTCTGCTGCTGGATCTCCCACAGAAAAGGAGGAGGTACACTTCACCACTGTTCTTTGCACCAAGATCCAGCAGGATCCAGGCCTGCTCACTTACATCCTAGAG GGCAAAAAAGGTGTGGGAAAGAAGGAGACATCTGGCCAACAGGACAAGAGCTCTCCCCCTGAAGAGTCCTCCAGCAGGGTCCCCAGAGTTGATGGAGAATCCTGGGGGACCCAGGCTAGTGGTACCCATTTGCCAGGAGGACCTGAAGAACCTGACAATGGACTTGGGGAGAACAATCTACTCACCTCCTTGATTGGGTTGTGCAAAAGCAAG AGTCGAGTGGCCCTGAAGGCCCAAGAGAATCTACTGCTCCTAGTAGGTGTTGCCCCCCACGCAGCAGCCACCTACTTGGTACAAAGGAGCCCTCTGTGCTCTGCAATGGCAGAACACCTTTGCCAGCTGTATCAGGCTATGCCCAGCTTCCTTGACCCTGCTGACATCGTCACCCTAGAGGGCATCAGCTGGAG GTTGCCTTGTGCCCCCTCAGATGAGGCCTCCTTCCCAGGCAGAGAAGCTTTAGCTGCATTTTTGGGCTGGTTTGATTATTGTGACCACCTCATCAGGGAGGCACAGGAG ATTGTTGCAGGTGCCCTGGCAAAGGCTGTGATCAAGAAGCTGTTTGTTGCAACTCTACAACCCCAACTCTTGCATGT AGCAGAGCAGAGAATCCTGACCTCCACAGCCCTACTGACAGCCTTGCTGCACCAGCTCTGCTCCCCGGCCCTGCTGCAGGAAACTGTGGATTTTTTCATGGGCACAGAGCAGCAGCCTGAAGCTCCTGAGGACAGTCCCCATTCTCTGTGCTCTCACCTCATTGGACACTGTGACCACCTCTCTGACGAG ATCAGCATAGCCACCCTGAGGCTGTTTGAAGAGCTGCTGCAGAAGCCCAACGAACAGATCATCCACAGGCTGCTCCTTCGGAACCTGGAGGGCCGCACGTATGTGGCCCGGGGCTTGCCTGAGCCAGAAAGCTATGAGGACACCCT AGACTTGGAAGAGGACCCTTACTTCACAGATGGCTTCCCAAGCTCTGGCTTCCAGTCCACTTCCAGGCTTCCAGTTCCCACCCCCCACCTGGATGGCAAGACGGCAGTGACAGAGATTGTCAACAG CTTCCTCTGCCTAGTCCCAGAAGAAGCCAAGACTTCAGCCTTTCTGGAAGAGACTGGTTACGACACTTATGTCCATGATGCTTATGGATTG TTCCAGGAATGCTGTTCCCGGGTTGCCTCTTGGGGTTGGCCTTTGGCTCCTACTCCCCTGGATCCCCATGAGCCTGAGACTCCATTCTTTGAGGGTCGTTTCCTCCAAGTGCTTTTCAATCGGATGTCGCGGATCTTGGATCAG CCATACAGTCTGAATCTGCAAGTGACTTCCGTCCTATCCCGCCTAGCCCTATTCCCTCACCCCCATATCCATGAATACCTCCTGGACCCCTACATCAGCCTGGCCCCTGGCTGCAGGAGTCTCTTCTCTGTGCTTGTGAGG gTAATTGGAGACTTAATGCAGAGAATCCAGCGGGTGCCCCAGTTCTCAGGCAAGCTTCTCCTGGTTCGGAAGCAGTTGACTGGGCAGGTTCCTGGAGAGCA AATGGACCATCAGACCCTCCTGCAGGGGGTGGTGGTGCTCGAAGAGTTCTGCAAGGAGCTGGCCGCTATTGCCTTTGTTAAATTCCCCCCCAACAGTCCTCACCTGAACCTGCCTTCACCCCCACAAGGACATGTCTGA
- the FHIP2B gene encoding FHF complex subunit HOOK-interacting protein 2B isoform X3 — MREPSIDLLEAFVEHWKGITHYYIETTDENTPAKKTDIPWRLKQMLDILVYEEKQQAAAGEAGPCLEYLLQHKILETLCTLGKAEYPPGMRQQVFLFFSRVLAQVQHPLLHYLNVHRPVQKLLQLGGSAAGSPTEKEEVHFTTVLCTKIQQDPGLLTYILEGKKGVGKKETSGQQDKSSPPEESSSRVPRVDGESWGTQASGTHLPGGPEEPDNGLGENNLLTSLIGLCKSKKSRVALKAQENLLLLVGVAPHAAATYLVQRSPLCSAMAEHLCQLYQAMPSFLDPADIVTLEGISWRLPCAPSDEASFPGREALAAFLGWFDYCDHLIREAQEIVAGALAKAVIKKLFVATLQPQLLHVAEQRILTSTALLTALLHQLCSPALLQETVDFFMGTEQQPEAPEDSPHSLCSHLIGHCDHLSDEISIATLRLFEELLQKPNEQIIHRLLLRNLEGRTYVARGLPEPESYEDTLDLEEDPYFTDGFPSSGFQSTSRLPVPTPHLDGKTAVTEIVNSFLCLVPEEAKTSAFLEETGYDTYVHDAYGLFQECCSRVASWGWPLAPTPLDPHEPETPFFEGRFLQVLFNRMSRILDQPYSLNLQVTSVLSRLALFPHPHIHEYLLDPYISLAPGCRSLFSVLVRVIGDLMQRIQRVPQFSGKLLLVRKQLTGQVPGEQMDHQTLLQGVVVLEEFCKELAAIAFVKFPPNSPHLNLPSPPQGHV; from the exons ATG cGGGAGCCCAGCATTGACTTGCTAGAAGCCTTTGTGGAGCACTGGAAAGGTATCACTCACTACTACATTGAAACCACAG ATGAAAACACTCCAGCCAAGAAAACAGACATTCCCTGGAGGCTGAAACAGATGCTGGATATCCTGGTCTATGAAGAAAAGCAACAGGCAGCAGCTGGAGAGGCAGGGCCCTGCCTTGAATATCTGCTACAACACAAGATCCTGGAAACCCTGTGCACTCTGGGGAAGGCTGAG TACCCCCCAGGTATGCGCCAGCAGGTGTTCCTGTTCTTCAGCAGAGTCCTAGCCCAAGTACAACATCCTCTTCTACATTACCTCAACGTCCACCGGCCTGTGCAG AAACTCCTCCAGCTTGGTGGGTCTGCTGCTGGATCTCCCACAGAAAAGGAGGAGGTACACTTCACCACTGTTCTTTGCACCAAGATCCAGCAGGATCCAGGCCTGCTCACTTACATCCTAGAG GGCAAAAAAGGTGTGGGAAAGAAGGAGACATCTGGCCAACAGGACAAGAGCTCTCCCCCTGAAGAGTCCTCCAGCAGGGTCCCCAGAGTTGATGGAGAATCCTGGGGGACCCAGGCTAGTGGTACCCATTTGCCAGGAGGACCTGAAGAACCTGACAATGGACTTGGGGAGAACAATCTACTCACCTCCTTGATTGGGTTGTGCAAAAGCAAG AAGAGTCGAGTGGCCCTGAAGGCCCAAGAGAATCTACTGCTCCTAGTAGGTGTTGCCCCCCACGCAGCAGCCACCTACTTGGTACAAAGGAGCCCTCTGTGCTCTGCAATGGCAGAACACCTTTGCCAGCTGTATCAGGCTATGCCCAGCTTCCTTGACCCTGCTGACATCGTCACCCTAGAGGGCATCAGCTGGAG GTTGCCTTGTGCCCCCTCAGATGAGGCCTCCTTCCCAGGCAGAGAAGCTTTAGCTGCATTTTTGGGCTGGTTTGATTATTGTGACCACCTCATCAGGGAGGCACAGGAG ATTGTTGCAGGTGCCCTGGCAAAGGCTGTGATCAAGAAGCTGTTTGTTGCAACTCTACAACCCCAACTCTTGCATGT AGCAGAGCAGAGAATCCTGACCTCCACAGCCCTACTGACAGCCTTGCTGCACCAGCTCTGCTCCCCGGCCCTGCTGCAGGAAACTGTGGATTTTTTCATGGGCACAGAGCAGCAGCCTGAAGCTCCTGAGGACAGTCCCCATTCTCTGTGCTCTCACCTCATTGGACACTGTGACCACCTCTCTGACGAG ATCAGCATAGCCACCCTGAGGCTGTTTGAAGAGCTGCTGCAGAAGCCCAACGAACAGATCATCCACAGGCTGCTCCTTCGGAACCTGGAGGGCCGCACGTATGTGGCCCGGGGCTTGCCTGAGCCAGAAAGCTATGAGGACACCCT AGACTTGGAAGAGGACCCTTACTTCACAGATGGCTTCCCAAGCTCTGGCTTCCAGTCCACTTCCAGGCTTCCAGTTCCCACCCCCCACCTGGATGGCAAGACGGCAGTGACAGAGATTGTCAACAG CTTCCTCTGCCTAGTCCCAGAAGAAGCCAAGACTTCAGCCTTTCTGGAAGAGACTGGTTACGACACTTATGTCCATGATGCTTATGGATTG TTCCAGGAATGCTGTTCCCGGGTTGCCTCTTGGGGTTGGCCTTTGGCTCCTACTCCCCTGGATCCCCATGAGCCTGAGACTCCATTCTTTGAGGGTCGTTTCCTCCAAGTGCTTTTCAATCGGATGTCGCGGATCTTGGATCAG CCATACAGTCTGAATCTGCAAGTGACTTCCGTCCTATCCCGCCTAGCCCTATTCCCTCACCCCCATATCCATGAATACCTCCTGGACCCCTACATCAGCCTGGCCCCTGGCTGCAGGAGTCTCTTCTCTGTGCTTGTGAGG gTAATTGGAGACTTAATGCAGAGAATCCAGCGGGTGCCCCAGTTCTCAGGCAAGCTTCTCCTGGTTCGGAAGCAGTTGACTGGGCAGGTTCCTGGAGAGCA AATGGACCATCAGACCCTCCTGCAGGGGGTGGTGGTGCTCGAAGAGTTCTGCAAGGAGCTGGCCGCTATTGCCTTTGTTAAATTCCCCCCCAACAGTCCTCACCTGAACCTGCCTTCACCCCCACAAGGACATGTCTGA
- the FHIP2B gene encoding FHF complex subunit HOOK-interacting protein 2B isoform X4, translating to MREPSIDLLEAFVEHWKGITHYYIETTDENTPAKKTDIPWRLKQMLDILVYEEKQQAAAGEAGPCLEYLLQHKILETLCTLGKAEYPPGMRQQVFLFFSRVLAQVQHPLLHYLNVHRPVQKLLQLGGSAAGSPTEKEEVHFTTVLCTKIQQDPGLLTYILEGKKGVGKKETSGQQDKSSPPEESSSRVPRVDGESWGTQASGTHLPGGPEEPDNGLGENNLLTSLIGLCKSKSRVALKAQENLLLLVGVAPHAAATYLVQRSPLCSAMAEHLCQLYQAMPSFLDPADIVTLEGISWRLPCAPSDEASFPGREALAAFLGWFDYCDHLIREAQEIVAGALAKAVIKKLFVATLQPQLLHVAEQRILTSTALLTALLHQLCSPALLQETVDFFMGTEQQPEAPEDSPHSLCSHLIGHCDHLSDEISIATLRLFEELLQKPNEQIIHRLLLRNLEGRTYVARGLPEPESYEDTLDLEEDPYFTDGFPSSGFQSTSRLPVPTPHLDGKTAVTEIVNSFLCLVPEEAKTSAFLEETGYDTYVHDAYGLFQECCSRVASWGWPLAPTPLDPHEPETPFFEGRFLQVLFNRMSRILDQPYSLNLQVTSVLSRLALFPHPHIHEYLLDPYISLAPGCRSLFSVLVRVIGDLMQRIQRVPQFSGKLLLVRKQLTGQVPGEQMDHQTLLQGVVVLEEFCKELAAIAFVKFPPNSPHLNLPSPPQGHV from the exons ATG cGGGAGCCCAGCATTGACTTGCTAGAAGCCTTTGTGGAGCACTGGAAAGGTATCACTCACTACTACATTGAAACCACAG ATGAAAACACTCCAGCCAAGAAAACAGACATTCCCTGGAGGCTGAAACAGATGCTGGATATCCTGGTCTATGAAGAAAAGCAACAGGCAGCAGCTGGAGAGGCAGGGCCCTGCCTTGAATATCTGCTACAACACAAGATCCTGGAAACCCTGTGCACTCTGGGGAAGGCTGAG TACCCCCCAGGTATGCGCCAGCAGGTGTTCCTGTTCTTCAGCAGAGTCCTAGCCCAAGTACAACATCCTCTTCTACATTACCTCAACGTCCACCGGCCTGTGCAG AAACTCCTCCAGCTTGGTGGGTCTGCTGCTGGATCTCCCACAGAAAAGGAGGAGGTACACTTCACCACTGTTCTTTGCACCAAGATCCAGCAGGATCCAGGCCTGCTCACTTACATCCTAGAG GGCAAAAAAGGTGTGGGAAAGAAGGAGACATCTGGCCAACAGGACAAGAGCTCTCCCCCTGAAGAGTCCTCCAGCAGGGTCCCCAGAGTTGATGGAGAATCCTGGGGGACCCAGGCTAGTGGTACCCATTTGCCAGGAGGACCTGAAGAACCTGACAATGGACTTGGGGAGAACAATCTACTCACCTCCTTGATTGGGTTGTGCAAAAGCAAG AGTCGAGTGGCCCTGAAGGCCCAAGAGAATCTACTGCTCCTAGTAGGTGTTGCCCCCCACGCAGCAGCCACCTACTTGGTACAAAGGAGCCCTCTGTGCTCTGCAATGGCAGAACACCTTTGCCAGCTGTATCAGGCTATGCCCAGCTTCCTTGACCCTGCTGACATCGTCACCCTAGAGGGCATCAGCTGGAG GTTGCCTTGTGCCCCCTCAGATGAGGCCTCCTTCCCAGGCAGAGAAGCTTTAGCTGCATTTTTGGGCTGGTTTGATTATTGTGACCACCTCATCAGGGAGGCACAGGAG ATTGTTGCAGGTGCCCTGGCAAAGGCTGTGATCAAGAAGCTGTTTGTTGCAACTCTACAACCCCAACTCTTGCATGT AGCAGAGCAGAGAATCCTGACCTCCACAGCCCTACTGACAGCCTTGCTGCACCAGCTCTGCTCCCCGGCCCTGCTGCAGGAAACTGTGGATTTTTTCATGGGCACAGAGCAGCAGCCTGAAGCTCCTGAGGACAGTCCCCATTCTCTGTGCTCTCACCTCATTGGACACTGTGACCACCTCTCTGACGAG ATCAGCATAGCCACCCTGAGGCTGTTTGAAGAGCTGCTGCAGAAGCCCAACGAACAGATCATCCACAGGCTGCTCCTTCGGAACCTGGAGGGCCGCACGTATGTGGCCCGGGGCTTGCCTGAGCCAGAAAGCTATGAGGACACCCT AGACTTGGAAGAGGACCCTTACTTCACAGATGGCTTCCCAAGCTCTGGCTTCCAGTCCACTTCCAGGCTTCCAGTTCCCACCCCCCACCTGGATGGCAAGACGGCAGTGACAGAGATTGTCAACAG CTTCCTCTGCCTAGTCCCAGAAGAAGCCAAGACTTCAGCCTTTCTGGAAGAGACTGGTTACGACACTTATGTCCATGATGCTTATGGATTG TTCCAGGAATGCTGTTCCCGGGTTGCCTCTTGGGGTTGGCCTTTGGCTCCTACTCCCCTGGATCCCCATGAGCCTGAGACTCCATTCTTTGAGGGTCGTTTCCTCCAAGTGCTTTTCAATCGGATGTCGCGGATCTTGGATCAG CCATACAGTCTGAATCTGCAAGTGACTTCCGTCCTATCCCGCCTAGCCCTATTCCCTCACCCCCATATCCATGAATACCTCCTGGACCCCTACATCAGCCTGGCCCCTGGCTGCAGGAGTCTCTTCTCTGTGCTTGTGAGG gTAATTGGAGACTTAATGCAGAGAATCCAGCGGGTGCCCCAGTTCTCAGGCAAGCTTCTCCTGGTTCGGAAGCAGTTGACTGGGCAGGTTCCTGGAGAGCA AATGGACCATCAGACCCTCCTGCAGGGGGTGGTGGTGCTCGAAGAGTTCTGCAAGGAGCTGGCCGCTATTGCCTTTGTTAAATTCCCCCCCAACAGTCCTCACCTGAACCTGCCTTCACCCCCACAAGGACATGTCTGA
- the NUDT18 gene encoding 8-oxo-dGDP phosphatase NUDT18 isoform X2, whose amino-acid sequence MIQEAKRECHGSWYLPAGRMEPGETILEALRREVKEEAGLECEPLTLLAVEERGPRWIRFAFLARPTGGILKTSEEADKESLQAGWYPQAALPTPLRSHDILPLIELGSHYYQQAKHPPTLPQELPCKFICQRLIAAFTSAKNIWVLAGTEGSLHLPITACGLTPSEQNSSIVVSVFRLLQQCLTLSQLTVKTQGVLGLQHLGKNQADGICLNVLVTVAYRNPGVFNKPPEIQGINFCWWQVEEEDMRSHLLKRLQEVSVVPIHN is encoded by the exons ATGATCCAGGAAGCCAAAAGAGAGTGCCATGGGTCTTGGTATCTACCTGCTGGGAGGATGGAGCCCGGGGAAACCATTCTGGAGGCACTGAGACGGGAGGTGAAGGAGGAGGCAGGCCTAGAATGTGAGCCGTTGACGCTGCTGGCAGTGGAGGAGCGAGGTCCCCGCTGGATCCGCTTTGCTTTCCTTGCCCGTCCCACAG gtGGGATCCTCAAGACTTCTGAGGAGGCAGATAAGGAGTCCCTCCAAGCTGGCTGGTATCCACAAGCAGCCTTGCCCACCCCGCTCCGTTCCCATGACATCCTGCCCCTCATAGAACTGGGTTCCCACTATTACCAACAAGCCAAACATCCTCCTACTCTGCCCCAAGAGCTTCCCTGCAAGTTTATCTGCCAAAGGCTTATAGCTGCCTTTACCAGTGCCAAGAATATATGGGTGTTGGCAGGTACAGAAGGCAGTCTCCATTTGCCCATCACAGCCTGTGGACTCACCCCATCAGAGCAGAATAGCAGCATTGTGGTGTCTGTGTTTCGACTCCTACAGCAGTGCTTGACACTATCTCAGTTGACAGTGAAGACCCAGGGGGTGCTGGGGCTGCAGCACCTGGGCAAGAATCAGGCCGATGGGATCTGCCTGAATGTGCTAGTAACAGTGGCCTATAGAAACCCAGGCGTCTTCAACAAGCCACCCGAGATTCAAGGAATCAACTTCTGCTGGTGGCAGGTGGAAGAGGAAGACATGAGAAGCCACCTCCTAAAGAGACTCCAAGAAGTGTCCGTTGTCCCAATCCACAATTAG
- the NUDT18 gene encoding 8-oxo-dGDP phosphatase NUDT18 isoform X1: MASSGLEGDLKAVLGGQGLPVLEYDSVPRKVSPVPVQLRKNVSYIVLAVFFNDQGEVLMIQEAKRECHGSWYLPAGRMEPGETILEALRREVKEEAGLECEPLTLLAVEERGPRWIRFAFLARPTGGILKTSEEADKESLQAGWYPQAALPTPLRSHDILPLIELGSHYYQQAKHPPTLPQELPCKFICQRLIAAFTSAKNIWVLAGTEGSLHLPITACGLTPSEQNSSIVVSVFRLLQQCLTLSQLTVKTQGVLGLQHLGKNQADGICLNVLVTVAYRNPGVFNKPPEIQGINFCWWQVEEEDMRSHLLKRLQEVSVVPIHN; this comes from the exons ATGGCATCCTCAGGCCTGGAAGGGGATCTGAAGGCCGTGCTGGGGGGCCAGGGGCTGCCCGTGCTGGAGTATGACTCTGTGCCCCGAAAGGTCTCACCTGTGCCCGTGCAGCTCAGGAAGAATGTCTCCTATATCGTGCTGGCTGTCTTCTTCAACGACCAG GGTGAAGTGTTAATGATCCAGGAAGCCAAAAGAGAGTGCCATGGGTCTTGGTATCTACCTGCTGGGAGGATGGAGCCCGGGGAAACCATTCTGGAGGCACTGAGACGGGAGGTGAAGGAGGAGGCAGGCCTAGAATGTGAGCCGTTGACGCTGCTGGCAGTGGAGGAGCGAGGTCCCCGCTGGATCCGCTTTGCTTTCCTTGCCCGTCCCACAG gtGGGATCCTCAAGACTTCTGAGGAGGCAGATAAGGAGTCCCTCCAAGCTGGCTGGTATCCACAAGCAGCCTTGCCCACCCCGCTCCGTTCCCATGACATCCTGCCCCTCATAGAACTGGGTTCCCACTATTACCAACAAGCCAAACATCCTCCTACTCTGCCCCAAGAGCTTCCCTGCAAGTTTATCTGCCAAAGGCTTATAGCTGCCTTTACCAGTGCCAAGAATATATGGGTGTTGGCAGGTACAGAAGGCAGTCTCCATTTGCCCATCACAGCCTGTGGACTCACCCCATCAGAGCAGAATAGCAGCATTGTGGTGTCTGTGTTTCGACTCCTACAGCAGTGCTTGACACTATCTCAGTTGACAGTGAAGACCCAGGGGGTGCTGGGGCTGCAGCACCTGGGCAAGAATCAGGCCGATGGGATCTGCCTGAATGTGCTAGTAACAGTGGCCTATAGAAACCCAGGCGTCTTCAACAAGCCACCCGAGATTCAAGGAATCAACTTCTGCTGGTGGCAGGTGGAAGAGGAAGACATGAGAAGCCACCTCCTAAAGAGACTCCAAGAAGTGTCCGTTGTCCCAATCCACAATTAG